The window GATGGGACTTTTATCAATAAAAGGTTCACTAAAATGAGAGTTAGATGTTCTTGtgagttaatttcaataatATATTTGTGTTCCGTGGATAATTTGTTTTCTGATGAAACTATCTCATGTAGTAGGAAGCTAATTTAATGACATGATTGGGGAAACAAATCGGGGAACCGGATGGGGATTAAATTTTTCCAGTTTCATTTTCGGGGATGGGGACGGGGAAGTCCCGTTAGTTCGGAGAACGTTCTCCGTCCCCGCCCCGTCCCATTTACAACCCTAATCATAGTTTAATTGAGAAGATGGGTTTATGTAACTTGTTTTATCTCATTTACATAATACAGAAATGAAGTTATTTGTCATTACCATGGAAATCTCTCAAGTTGtatctttaattattttctgcagatttttttttcttcttcttggtaAGACTCCTTATTAATGCCGTCAATTATGGAAGATGAGAGAAAAGCTGAGCTTAAGAGTTTTCTGGAAGTTGTTCCCTCAGTGGATTTTTGCTGTGTTTATGGCTCCGCACTCCATCCAAATAATCAGGACAAGGTTATTTTCCCTGCACTTCCTTTTTAGAGATCTCCttgtttactttcttttttctatATTAGGAAGTATGTATTGTGCATATAATGTAATTATTATGGAACATAAATTTTTAGTCAGCCATGGTAGATTTTATTCTTGGTGTATCAGATCCCCTACAGTGGCATTCTGAGGTAAAGATCAAGGTtttgacttatttatttcatttttgtttagtAAGAGTTTAATACATCCTTTTACCACACTGCTAAGAATTTGAAATTGAATGGAGATCATTACGCCTCATGGATGGTGCATTTTGGCGGGGCAAAACTGGTACTTGTCTCTCTCTGTTTGTCTTTCGCTTTATGTGATCTTATTTATGAGACTACAATTTGGTCATTCATATTAGGTAACTCAAGTTGCAAATAAGATTGGTGTTGGAGTACACTTCAATCCATTTGTAACATGGAATAACAAGGTATTCACTTTCCAAAAAGATAAAAGAaatttgtctacattcaaactTGGTTGTCATTTATTGAACTTCTTATCATATAATTGTTTTGCCATATTGCCAATCTTTTAATTTGATGCTCATTAAATTGTTCACAGTTGCTCAAATATGGAGTTGTTGGAATGCATGATTTGGTCCAGGACATACTGAACTGGGAAAGATACTACTTGAGTGGTCGTCTACAAAAGCCAGTATGTTTGCTTGTTTTTCATATCTTACTGCGAACTATagcttttttttctgttttttttcttgtaACTTTGTTTGGAACCAATTTGTGACCGGTTTCAGATTGTTTGGATGCTTTTTATTAGATATATTACAGATTGCATTGGAAAATAGATTCTTAGTGCAtagaataaaattttaatttttgtagaTATCAATTTAATTGAATTGCATGGTGCTCCACTTGTATATCAAATTGCCTGCATCAAGTAGGTTGAATGAATTCAAATTGAACAGTTTTGGTCAAATAAATTATCCTATGTTAATTCAAGCGGTGTTACTGACAACTGTCATAAGTGGAAAGTGCATCCAGAATTGGTTGGACAAGTTGGATGATAGTATATGGTAATTCACTCTCTCTCATGGTATTCTATCTTTTATAAAAACATTTTGcatctttttcctttttaagtttcACTTGCCCTCAAAATTACATTTGTACTGCACATGACTTCTCTTTCTGAGGGTTGGAGAAGTGCTTCCAGTCATTGTGGAAATAAATAATGCATGTACGGACAGATGAATGAATCAGAAAAGTCCAACTTTTTATTGGTATTTTACGCTTTCCGTGCTTGTTGCTCTACTTGTTCCATGTTTTTCAACTTGCATTGTATATGCATAATGATCATTGACTGAATATATGTTTTTGCAATGACTTGCCATTATAGGCATGGGATCTTGTCATGGGACGGTGAGAAttatttgatttgtttgttgTTCTTCTCCCCTGATAGTCTATAGTAACTAGAAACAAGAGTTCACTTAGTGAGAACCCTTAGATCTCTTAAAAATAGACTGACTGAAATTCTCTATCCCTTCCTTATTCATTCTGACATATATAGTACATACAGACCTGTATCAGGACTTGCTTGTAACTACTGCATAACTGGCTTTCGTACAGTCTATTTTATCAAGAGGGACAAACAATTTTATGCCTTGGGAAAAATTGGATGCATAGGAAGACAAATTAATGACATATAGGCTGCTGGTGGCACATAAAACTTACTATGAGTTTATTAGTGCATGCTTAGATAAATTCTCATGCCTTTTGTTATTAGATTGACAATAAATTTGCAGTATTGGAGATTGCACTGTAGCAGTAAACCTTATGGATATATGTGCCTATACTTTCTTCTTGAATGGAATATATAGAAATTCATGTTTTGCATCTCTGATTACACTGCTTATACATCACTTTACAATTGCAACTTAGTCAAAGTTTTCTTATATTGAATGGAGCCTTCACTCTATAAGCATGGAATGGAAGTTGAGTAAATAAATTCTCTGGTCTCAAGTTGGCTTGCTGTAGTGTCCATTCTAATTACAGTTAATTATCTTTCATTATTAGCAAATTTCCTTgttgttttaaatttttctccACACAGGTTCACATACTTGTGGATGATGTGGATATTGGTAATTTGAACTCTGTCAATCTAAGGGCTGCACTTTCTGCTGCTCTGCTTCTTTTGCCAGCCAAATTCTCAGAGGTTTGCTTCTTTTCATCATTTCCTGTTAGAAATTATAAAATCATGTAATAGTTTGTTGTTATGCAGGAGGATTTGTATTCCAAAATATGTAGTCTCTCATATACAGGTGACTTGAGGATGCTTTTCGCAGAGGACAAAAATAAGGTTAAGCTTAATAGTCTTTGCCTTTCATATCTTTGGATAGTTTTGACTTTAcatgctttgctttttgctttgcGTATGCCATAAATTAAGAGAACTGCTTTTAACATATTTGATTGCCTTCTTGCAATAAATATTATGCTTTCCCAAGCTTTAATCATAAATTAGAGACCGAAGATGCTCggaatataaattattagtcCTAGTGTGTTATTTATTTGCAGGTTTCTCCTCCcttattatttacatttttgtttttcaaattgTAAGTTATTAACTGCATGATTTATTTATGGACATTTGCATCTTTTTAAGTTTACAAGTGGCATGGCTCAACAAGATAAATGCTAACATTCTTCTCTGTACTTCAATGTTCCACAGGTAAAGAAGATCGTACAAGGGCAATTTGGTCTATTCCAATCCATGTATAAGCCGTTCCTTCAAGAGTATGAGGCTAAAGATTTGCTGAGATGCTCATCGTTCAGCGGTCACCAGGAAAATCTCTCCCAGGTATAATTAAATTTTCAAGTACTAAACTTGAACATTGTTCAACTTCAAATTAGACTTCCATTTACCCGGAGTGCTCAGTTTAAAACAGCTGCTAGTTAGATAACGAAATATTTACTGCATCAAATAAAACCATAGATTTTTTTAATGCTTTCAAGATTAGTGTTTTGCACTACTTAATCAGAAAGCTTGTGTTTCCAGAATCTATTGCATTTATTTACTATAGTGTTCATGGAAGCAGTAGGTCTTCCACAAATAAATAACTGAGAAACTGCTTCAATTAAACTTAGGGCTCCAAAATTTCAAAGCTTTTTGAGACAACTTCAGTCAACTTTCTGTTTCTTGTTTATAACATATTTACATTGGCCTTCGGCGATATAAGCAGAAACAATCGCATTTCCATGCTTAAATCGTAAATGTAGCAGCTATGGTCTAGAAATCCTTATGCATTCAACTCTGTGAAAAACAGGATTATAGTTTGCCTATGACTCATTCTCTTGTTCGCGCTCTTCCTCCATTGGTGAGAAGCAAAATGAAGGTGAAGCTGGGTGAGGAAAAAGTGCTGAGTGATTCCGGTATGAATTTCTGTTTTAATTTCTTGTATCACAGCACCTGACCAAACATTGTTGTAAACTCAACAGCAAAAGTTTTCATCTTTGATCTTGGTACAGGGAAAGTTGTAAATGAAGTAATAATCGGTTCGAGAGAAGATGCAGCGAGATGCATGCAGAAGGTTGTACAGCGAAGTGTGATGGTTTCGAGTGCAAGACAGGCTGTATCTGGATTGATGGTTGCTGGAGGTATTAACGCCACTAGATATCTAGCTAGTAAAGTGAGCAAGGCATGGAAATCGTGGacataattatatttatctttCCCTTGAATAATAgttcaaattagtattttagtttcaaaaacaaaaagttCAAGTTCATCATTTAGCTTTTGCTCCACAgaatttcaaaacaaaaacaaaggttGTTTGGGAGATTTAGAATCTTTCTCCAATTATAATTCATAGTTTCCCCTTGAAAATTAATGGTATTCTCTTCCTCCACCGTCTTTGCTATCCAAACCATTGAAACTTTTGCCGAGAAAATTTGAGAAAATATACCAAACAGTTTGTTGATTGAAAGTATTCAATATGACAAAATACCTATAACAATGGACatagtataaaattttgttGTAAAGATGATAATAACATAAAGTTACAAATATCgattatataagtatatatatggcTTAATGCTCCTTACTTGAACTTGTcgaaaaaaaacttgattgcgtcctttgaattttcaaaatatCTTGAATTGCCTTCTCAATTTGTTTAAACTGTTTTGATAACCCATtcaatttgcttaaaatgtaatcagttaatcactcagttgaaaaaaaaagtaagttataTATGGAAGATATGTTGAACGCATCTtgaaatattattacataatttatataatagattaaaatatattaaaaaggaaTATAAAACTTGTCATCTTTGATATTAGAACCCTATATCCGAcattggtcgttttactttttcaatGGGCGTGCAATATACCTTCCgcatgcaatttttttttttcaatggaGTGATTGATTAActacattttacacaagttgAGAGAGCTTTTAAGACATTTCGAAAGTTTAGGAGCCAGTTAAACTTTTTGGACTGATATTTGAACTTCACAAACAAAAAACAtcatgatctttcatttttgtgtgttcattatttatcttttatttagatacacTTAAGtcccttttttttattagcCCTTgataacaaaaaagaaaatcaactttgaatataaaattcgaTTAAGAGTGTTATTCAATTCACATACATTCAAATTAGGGGTGAGCATGGTCCGGTTCGgttcaaaaaccgaaccaaataggagcaatttttgtaaaccgaaccaaaccaaattgtaattcggttcggttcaaaCCGAAGCAAActatttcggtttggttcggtttggttctatttcaaaccaaattatagataattaaataatgttctctgaattttttttttcttaattttataatgttttacatttaatATCTGATCAACAGAAGTTATTTCAACTCAAAGAAAAGAATAGGATCTTCCCCCGGAATGGTAAGAAGCTTTGCCTGCCTATTATGTGTTTGCCCGGCCTTTGTCTAATTCCAATATAAACTTATAATGTTCTCTGGAATGGAATTAAATAAtattgtataaattataaaacttaTATCAAACATTGAtgttcctttctttctttctttcttttttatagtGTTCTGGAACTTTTTGTTTGTTGTGCTTATAAATTATACATCTCAAATAATAattctaaattaatttaatatattctttttaatAACCAAATAATATAATATCATTCCaattctaataatattttaattcctCTTTCTCGACTTTTATATTTGTTACGTTATTTTAATATCCAAATAATACTCTAATTcggttttttaggttttttcgGTTTATAcccgaaccaaaccgaaccgaaccaaaaaccgAAGTTGCACAAAAATGagaaccgaaccaaaccaaattgcaatttggttcggttttttcgattcggttttttcggttttcggtttttggttcggttttgctcacccctaattcaaatttatatttttacagtttgaaaataatttttaatatgtgcAATGTAGcaatagaaaaattaaaaaaacttatttcAAAGTATAAAAATATCGTTTCCAACACATATGAGATGTATAACATATTTTTAACTGAACTATATATTAATAACTTAAATTGGCAAGAAATCGCTTAAGAACATCTCTATTAAGAGCATCTCTAATAGTTGGATACTCCAACCATTGCCACCTCACCAATCTACACTATAAAACTCTTACATTAAAACACTTATCTTAAAAAATCTTTTCCGGTGGTTAgatacttttattttatttgaatgaGTCTCACACATAATAACATATTTTTactttaatctattttttttattaatactatttattattgaaataaatattaaattgcTATACGAAAGTATTGCTATATAGAATCTCCAACGGTCATAtttttagaagaagaagaattgttTCATCCATAGGAAAAATAGTACATCTCgatataagtaattaaaaatacaatTCAGAAATACGTAAGAGAAGCTTGAATGTGCATCTTCAATATCAtaagagaaaattacaaaactaggtcaaattggaggcccatttacatatttaactcatttactcaacctactacatatctagactgattttgtgtgactttcccataataccctcaatatttacgcgcgtctcgcgcccttcccgtctgacttcgcagattccatattatgcgaagcctgcgaagctaatgtttgggtttataTACGAAGCATGCGAAGCTTGTGAAGCTAAAGTtcggtttacttgatgaattttgttcgcatatgcgaagcctggatatgttttgaagctaattcacgaagtggtatataacaaaaaaaatggcaagcaacaacggattctaacattaaaatcataacattatcaaaatttacaacaagattgccacaataacaacattaaaatcataacattatcaaaatttacaacaagattgccacaataaactcctaacaaatcacttcaaagtgaacctaactaatccggtaccaattttgaatcggatgagtaatcttggtgtgcaccgtgagacacgtccatcccaaaaggtccggactggtaccggattagttaggttcactttgaagattggtaccatgggatggacgtgtcccatggtgcatccaagattggcacaatctctcctaacgaaccatttcaggagtgaatgtgtcaatcttgagggaagttcatccctatacaggaaggaaaatcatcccCCCTGaagcccagtacgccgccttccagaaagggatgttacgtattcaaccaccttcagaaaaaattaatcgtgttaagcagaaaaaagacgattttggcttcgcgaaatgaagattagcaaagcatgcgaatgtaaatgtgcaggaaaAGAgttgattttacttcgctaatcgatttTTTCGCAaggtatgcgaggtctgaaacgtgacgatctacttcgtgaatcgatgctttcgcgaagtctgcgaggacTGAAACGTCAGGATCTAtttgcagacttcgcgaactaatcgattcgtgAGGTAGATCCaaacgtttcagactctttctcttcgcagatctttacgaaatcatcgattcacgaagtagatcgtcaatTTCCAGACtatttctcttcgcaaagcttcgcgaaaccatcgattgcgaagtgaattcatgaaaaaatgtagaaaaaacaacagatacttacatttttcaccCCTTTgacccccaaaagcgacaataacaatatgataacatgggaaaaacgaaggaaataacgtagaataaccatttctaacatggtaacaagaagaaagaaaccaagtaacgaacaggaagatgaagaaccatggcttcgttttctagggttaggaagttgcagaatcaagagacgaagagaggaaaaagagaaattcattgtgattttggcaaaatggtgcagatttcgtgcaatttaaaggaagaaatgaagatcaaaagtcttcaaatcattaatgcaggagcaacttttcgcgtAACCAAGAAGATAGGGGGAGCGGCCGTTCGCGAGtggtgggaagtgggaaggttaggggtattatgggaaagtcacacaaaaccagtctagatatgtagtaggttgagcaaatgggttaaatatgtaaatgggcctccaatttgacctagttttgtaatttttccatatCATAATAGTGGACAATACTTGAAATATTTTTGGCACAACGACGAGAAATATACTCCATTTAAAATCGACTTCATAGTCTTTTTCTCCAATAATGACTTTATGAATCACGATCTTTTAATGAGTCAGATCTATATAATAATATACAAAACTCTTCTGTTTTTCTAtggagaaaaacataaaaacattcaTATAGAGAAATATACCACAAATTTACCATAATAGatcaattaaacaattattcaataaagaaaaaacaaaataaagtaaataaaatgcTTATCTTCTGGCTAAAAGCCGAAAGAAAACACCAAAACCTGAGTGAAAAAGAAGAGAGTTTCTTAACGGCTAAATTTAAGTCTTCATTGTTTTTTATTATCTACCAACATTAACCtatcattatatttatttttataatataacggtcatatttttttaactttggtTTAAAAATCATTTAAATCATTGAGTAGTTTAACTAAACAATCACCGGAAAAAGATTAGGACATGTTAGAGAATGGGTAAAAGGGAAGTTTACAAAATTGGTACAATGGagccatttatttattttatactcATTTAACCATTGTACTACCAAATTAGATTCTTTCAATACATTTTTCTAAGAATATCCTTATTTACATAAACCTTTCACATTCCTATTTCCGTTTGATTTTATAGTGATTTAGTATGGATTGATTGTATTATGTTTAGTTAGAGTTAATGTTAATGGATCTAACGATGATTTCGAACTCTTTTGGGTTGTATTTGTATGATTTATTGCTTTAGAAGTCTAAGTATTTGTTTCTGAGTTGATGTGCGATACTTCTTGTTTTATGATTTTGCTTCATATTTTATGATTTGTGAAACTATATTTATTTCTCATTTTATTATATGGGTTCATATTTTATGATTTGTAAAACTATTATCACATATAAATTACGTACACATTTAGTGATTTGTGAAGCTAAATGATAATTTGtgaataaataatatatgaaaaaagagaagaaattgagattctgaaaaaaaaaagaaattgagaTTCGATTCTCACATCTATTGTCCTTTTCCCTTATTGAGATTTGATTTATCACGTATATTGTCGTCTTCTCTTATTCGATTGTTATAAGTAAAGAAGTTCATAACTTGGTAATTCCTCAAGTAACGATATAAGTAAAGAAGGAGAAGTTGGGGAGATAAAGAAGTTGAAGAGTCCAATTTAAATTGGGAATTGATGATAGTATTCAATGATTTGGAAAGTTGAGGAAAAAGAAAGTTGAAGAGTGTAAGATATTTTGATTATAAGATTGAAAAtatctaatttataatttagtagcATGTATTGAAATACAAATGAGTTTTCAAAGATCtagttttataaatttcccttGCCAAAAAGCACTGTCATGTTGCTAATCATTCTAATTCTTATTTTAACATATTGAACTATCTATTAGTGAATGTATCAATACTCTTATTTGACTAACTAGTTTATCTGGTTTAATTaagagaaaagtataaaaataactTTTATGGTTTGATCAAtttttgtggtttaaaagtttataaatatagatctttgtttttttaccgtttataaaTTCAGTCATTTCTTTAAAAATGATTGTCGTGACCGATGTTCacgaacttttaaaccacgaaaACCGTCTTTACAAATCGACTAAATCacaaactttatttttgtacGTTTTCCTTCAATTAATAACCCACTAGATTTTTTTAGGCAAAAGGTATCCTGAGGCcccttatcttttattttttggtgcattaagccctcgatctttcatttagacacattgagccactgatctttcattgtttggtgcattaagccatcgatctttcatttacacacattgagccattgatctttcatatatgggtgtattaggtccttttgtaaatcaattcatatatgagtgtattaagggtctgtttggttcaactgttagctaatagatgtTGATGTTGCTGTTAGCTATTTGCGGCTGTAgtaagctgtttgttattagttgtttaattattagcgtttcactccaaaccgcggGAAATATatcgtttggttaggtttatataaccgcagcgtttagtattttctctggacactgcagcatattggagcttttcacaaaaagctcttttttagagcttttcatagacagttgtttgtagttacgttattattgacaaaattatccttcttatttccataaaatccg of the Euphorbia lathyris chromosome 7, ddEupLath1.1, whole genome shotgun sequence genome contains:
- the LOC136235396 gene encoding uncharacterized protein is translated as MPSIMEDERKAELKSFLEVVPSVDFCCVYGSALHPNNQDKSAMVDFILGVSDPLQWHSENLKLNGDHYASWMVHFGGAKLVTQVANKIGVGVHFNPFVTWNNKLLKYGVVGMHDLVQDILNWERYYLSGRLQKPVHILVDDVDIGNLNSVNLRAALSAALLLLPAKFSEEDLYSKICSLSYTGDLRMLFAEDKNKVKKIVQGQFGLFQSMYKPFLQEYEAKDLLRCSSFSGHQENLSQDYSLPMTHSLVRALPPLVRSKMKVKLGEEKVLSDSGKVVNEVIIGSREDAARCMQKVVQRSVMVSSARQAVSGLMVAGGINATRYLASKVSKAWKSWT